A portion of the Micromonospora vinacea genome contains these proteins:
- the ilvN gene encoding acetolactate synthase small subunit: MTMHTLSVLVENKPGVLARVSGLFSRRGFNIDSLAVGETENPDVSRITIVVNAESSPLEQVTKQLNKLVNVLKIVELDPQVSVARELLLVKVRADRSARSQVLETVNLFRARVVDVAPDTLTIEATGTPDKLDALLRDLESFGIKEMVQSGLVAIGRGSRSITAGPALRAA; the protein is encoded by the coding sequence ATGACCATGCACACCCTGTCCGTGCTGGTGGAGAACAAGCCGGGCGTGCTCGCCCGAGTCTCCGGCCTGTTCTCCCGGCGCGGGTTCAACATCGACAGCCTCGCCGTCGGCGAGACCGAGAACCCGGACGTCTCCCGGATCACCATCGTTGTCAACGCGGAGTCGTCCCCGCTGGAGCAGGTCACCAAGCAGCTGAACAAGCTGGTCAACGTGCTCAAGATCGTCGAACTGGATCCGCAGGTCTCGGTTGCCCGGGAGTTGCTGCTGGTGAAGGTTCGCGCCGACCGGTCCGCGCGGTCGCAGGTGCTGGAGACCGTCAACCTGTTCCGCGCCCGGGTGGTCGACGTCGCACCGGACACGCTGACCATCGAGGCCACCGGCACCCCGGACAAGCTCGACGCGCTCCTGCGCGACCTCGAGTCCTTCGGCATCAAGGAAATGGTGCAGTCCGGGCTGGTGGCCATCGGGCGCGGCTCGCGTTCGATCACCGCCGGTCCCGCGCTGCGGGCCGCCTGA
- a CDS encoding acetolactate synthase large subunit: MTRPTPETLAHTARRARAAADPTVDVDQAATRTATPAVPAVRPAAATPISGAGSLVRSLEALEVDVVFGIPGGAILPAYDPLYDSTVRHILVRHEQGAGHAATGYAQATGKVGVCIATSGPGATNLVTPIADAYMDSVAMVAITGQVASPLIGTDGFQEADIQGITLPITKHNFLVQNAEEIPRVLAEAFHLASTGRPGPVLVDIPKDVLQASTTFSWPPTLDLPGYRPTLHPHGKQIREAARLMAAARRPVLYVGGGVLKAGATDGLRRLAELTGIPVVTTLMALGAFPDSHQQHLGMPGMHGTVAAVYGLQKADLIVALGARFDDRVTGKLDSFAPDAAVVHADIDPAEIGKNRHVDVPIVGDAKHVIDELITAVTAERSTGRTADLGDWWTQLDDLRNRYPLGYDEPVDGTLSPQYVIKRLGEIVGPDAIFVAGVGQHQMWASQFISYEKPYTWLNSGGLGTMGYAVPAAMGAKVGKPDTVVWAVDGDGCFQMTNQELATCALEGIPVKIAVINNGNLGMVRQWQTLFYNERYSNTELGTHKHRIPDFVKLAEALGCVGLRCETAADVDKTIAAAMEINDAPVVIDFVVGKDAMVWPMVAAGTSNDEIMFARGVRPVFDEDDI; the protein is encoded by the coding sequence ATGACGAGACCCACGCCCGAGACCCTCGCCCACACCGCCCGCCGGGCCCGCGCGGCCGCCGACCCGACCGTCGACGTCGACCAGGCCGCCACGCGCACGGCCACCCCGGCCGTCCCGGCGGTACGGCCCGCCGCCGCGACCCCGATCTCCGGGGCCGGCTCGCTCGTGCGGTCCCTTGAGGCACTCGAGGTCGACGTCGTCTTCGGCATTCCGGGCGGCGCGATCCTGCCGGCGTACGACCCGCTCTACGACTCGACGGTCCGGCACATCCTGGTGCGGCACGAGCAGGGGGCGGGGCACGCGGCGACCGGCTACGCGCAGGCCACCGGCAAGGTCGGTGTCTGCATCGCCACCTCCGGCCCGGGCGCGACGAACCTGGTCACACCGATCGCCGACGCGTACATGGACTCGGTGGCGATGGTGGCGATCACCGGGCAGGTGGCCAGCCCGTTGATCGGCACCGACGGCTTCCAGGAGGCCGACATCCAGGGCATCACCCTGCCGATCACCAAGCACAACTTCCTCGTGCAGAACGCCGAGGAGATCCCCCGGGTGCTGGCCGAGGCGTTCCACCTGGCCAGCACGGGGCGACCCGGCCCGGTGCTTGTCGACATCCCCAAGGACGTGCTCCAGGCGTCGACCACGTTCTCCTGGCCGCCCACGTTGGACCTGCCCGGCTACCGGCCCACCCTGCACCCGCACGGCAAGCAGATCCGGGAGGCGGCGCGGTTGATGGCCGCGGCCCGGCGGCCGGTCCTCTACGTCGGTGGCGGGGTGCTCAAGGCCGGTGCCACCGACGGGCTGCGCCGGCTGGCCGAGCTGACCGGCATCCCGGTCGTCACCACGCTGATGGCGCTCGGGGCGTTCCCCGACTCGCACCAGCAGCACCTGGGGATGCCCGGCATGCACGGCACTGTCGCCGCGGTCTACGGCCTGCAGAAGGCGGACCTGATCGTCGCGCTGGGCGCACGTTTCGACGACCGGGTCACCGGCAAACTGGACTCGTTCGCCCCGGACGCGGCGGTGGTCCACGCGGACATCGACCCTGCCGAGATCGGCAAGAACCGGCACGTGGACGTGCCGATCGTCGGCGACGCCAAGCACGTCATCGACGAGCTGATCACCGCGGTCACCGCCGAGCGGTCGACGGGGCGCACCGCCGACCTCGGTGACTGGTGGACGCAGCTCGACGACCTGCGCAACCGTTACCCGCTGGGCTACGACGAGCCGGTCGACGGGACCCTGTCCCCGCAGTACGTGATCAAGCGGCTGGGCGAGATCGTCGGCCCGGACGCGATCTTCGTGGCCGGGGTGGGCCAGCACCAGATGTGGGCGTCGCAGTTCATCTCCTACGAGAAGCCGTACACCTGGTTGAATTCCGGCGGCCTCGGCACGATGGGCTACGCGGTCCCGGCGGCGATGGGCGCCAAGGTCGGCAAGCCCGACACGGTGGTCTGGGCGGTGGACGGGGACGGCTGCTTCCAGATGACCAACCAGGAGTTGGCCACCTGCGCGTTGGAGGGCATCCCGGTCAAGATCGCCGTTATCAACAACGGCAATCTCGGTATGGTCCGACAGTGGCAGACGCTGTTCTACAACGAGCGCTACTCCAACACCGAGCTCGGCACCCACAAGCACCGCATCCCCGACTTCGTCAAGCTCGCCGAGGCCCTGGGCTGCGTCGGGCTGCGGTGTGAGACCGCGGCTGACGTGGACAAGACCATCGCCGCTGCCATGGAGATCAACGACGCGCCCGTGGTGATCGACTTCGTGGTCGGCAAGGACGCGATGGTCTGGCCGATGGTCGCCGCCGGCACCAGCAACGACGAGATCATGTTCGCCCGTGGCGTCCGCCCGGTCTTCGACGAGGATGACATTTAA